One segment of Stappia sp. 28M-7 DNA contains the following:
- a CDS encoding lysine--tRNA ligase, whose product MTTASLPELDLSPAVVEAARTSKAWPFEEARKLLKRVEKAKIDRPVLFETGYGPSGLPHIGTFGEVARTTMVRTAFRLLSEDRIPTRLLCFSDDMDGMRKIPENVPDRAALEPYLHMPLTAVPNPFGGDYDSFGAHNNAMLRRFLDHFGFEYEFASATDYYKSGRFDAILIKAAEKYQDIMDVMLPTLGEERQATYSPFLPISPISGRVLYVPMRAVDAKAGTITFEDEDGTEVTLPVTGGNVKLQWKPDFGARWAALDVDFEMFGKDHLTNQPIYDRICQVLGGTPPEHFVYELFLDEVGQKISKSKGNGLTIDEWLTYASPESLALYMFTKPKTAKKLYFDVIPKAVDEYFAFAEKYASMPVEQQLANPAWHIHSGNPPKVEVPISFTMLLNLVSASNAENKDVLWAFISRHVPGVTPQSHPKLDELVGYAIRYFEDFVKPAKVFHVPDEVELEALRALDEKLASLPEGADGSAIQDAVLDVARAIERYQDPNKKSPDGGPGVSVVWFSALYKLLLGQERGPRFGSFVALYGIPETRALIAKAIAGELVSAG is encoded by the coding sequence ATGACCACAGCTTCGCTGCCCGAACTCGATCTTTCCCCTGCCGTCGTCGAGGCCGCCCGGACCTCGAAGGCCTGGCCGTTCGAGGAGGCGCGCAAGCTGCTGAAACGCGTGGAGAAGGCGAAGATCGACCGCCCGGTGCTGTTCGAGACCGGCTACGGCCCCTCAGGCCTGCCGCATATCGGCACCTTCGGCGAGGTCGCCCGCACCACCATGGTGCGCACCGCCTTCCGCCTGCTGAGCGAGGACCGCATCCCGACCCGGCTGCTGTGCTTCTCCGACGACATGGACGGCATGCGCAAGATCCCGGAGAACGTGCCGGATCGCGCCGCGCTGGAGCCGTATCTGCACATGCCGCTGACGGCGGTGCCGAACCCGTTCGGCGGGGACTACGACAGCTTCGGCGCCCACAACAACGCCATGCTGCGCCGCTTCCTCGACCATTTCGGCTTCGAATACGAGTTCGCCAGCGCGACCGACTACTACAAGTCCGGCCGCTTCGACGCGATCCTCATCAAGGCCGCCGAGAAGTACCAGGACATCATGGACGTGATGCTGCCGACGCTCGGCGAGGAGCGGCAGGCGACCTACTCGCCCTTCCTGCCGATCTCGCCGATCTCGGGCCGCGTGCTCTACGTGCCGATGAGGGCGGTCGACGCCAAGGCCGGCACGATCACCTTCGAGGACGAGGACGGCACCGAGGTGACGCTCCCCGTCACCGGCGGCAACGTCAAGCTGCAGTGGAAGCCGGATTTCGGCGCCCGCTGGGCGGCGCTCGACGTCGACTTCGAGATGTTCGGCAAGGACCACCTGACCAACCAGCCGATCTACGACCGGATCTGCCAGGTTCTGGGCGGCACGCCGCCGGAGCATTTCGTCTACGAGCTGTTCCTCGACGAGGTGGGCCAGAAGATCTCCAAGTCGAAGGGCAACGGCCTGACCATCGACGAGTGGCTGACCTACGCCTCGCCGGAGAGCCTGGCGCTCTACATGTTCACCAAGCCGAAGACCGCCAAGAAGCTGTATTTCGACGTCATCCCGAAGGCGGTCGACGAGTATTTCGCCTTCGCGGAGAAATACGCCTCGATGCCGGTCGAGCAGCAGCTGGCCAACCCGGCCTGGCACATCCATTCCGGCAACCCGCCGAAGGTGGAGGTGCCGATCTCCTTCACCATGCTGCTCAACCTCGTCTCCGCCTCCAACGCGGAGAATAAGGACGTGCTGTGGGCGTTCATCTCGCGCCATGTGCCGGGCGTGACGCCGCAGAGCCACCCGAAGCTCGACGAGCTGGTCGGCTACGCGATCCGCTACTTCGAGGACTTCGTGAAGCCGGCCAAGGTCTTCCACGTGCCGGACGAGGTCGAGCTGGAGGCCTTGAGGGCGCTGGACGAAAAGCTCGCCAGCCTGCCCGAGGGCGCGGACGGTTCGGCGATCCAGGACGCGGTGCTGGACGTCGCCCGCGCCATCGAGCGCTACCAGGACCCGAACAAGAAGAGCCCGGACGGCGGACCCGGCGTCTCCGTCGTCTGGTTCTCGGCGCTCTACAAGCTGCTGCTGGGGCAGGAGAGGGGGCCGCGCTTCGGCTCCTTCGTCGCGCTCTACGGCATTCCGGAGACCCGCGCGCTGATCGCCAAGGCCATCGCCGGCGAACTCGTCTCCGCCGGCTGA
- a CDS encoding methyl-accepting chemotaxis protein, producing the protein MPFLSNLKIITKILIVIGFLGSIAGGLSYIAITGMDEMNASSERMDQAATNARLVASLGANVLAIGRAEAQLGTDPRPEAVEHIRGLIDTERTRFADRLARVREAATGEIAASAEQVASEWDAFLVSVDKTVAAAEGVKGFEMTGATADLREQLELSNQKANALRQTLIDVSKDLENRVGDLKNEATAQYEASSRLLLIVTFAGILLGIGVGFAIAKFGIADPLRRLVAMVQRLAGGEFDIEIDGRERKDEVGEIAQAVEAFKVKLADEARQEAEEKIVADRELAEKRRTEMNRMADDFENAVGEIVNIVSSAATELQAAASTLTASAEETSSQSASVAAAAEQAAMNVQTVASAVEELASSAGEIGRQAEQSREVAGRAVSEATRTTDRMGELRSNADQIGAIISLIDEIAEKTNLLALNATIEAARAGDAGRGFAVVAQEVKGLAEQTAKATAEISTQIKSMQSSTLEASEAISGIGRTIDDMSNISAAIFSAVGEQGNTTTEVARNVQQASQGAEEVTSNIVGVTQAAQEASSASAQVLASASELAQQSEVLRSRMAEFLRTVRAA; encoded by the coding sequence ATGCCCTTTCTTTCGAATCTGAAGATCATCACCAAGATCCTCATCGTCATCGGGTTTCTCGGCTCCATCGCCGGCGGGCTGAGCTATATCGCCATCACCGGCATGGACGAAATGAACGCGTCCAGCGAACGCATGGACCAGGCGGCCACCAATGCGCGCCTCGTTGCCTCGCTCGGGGCGAACGTGCTGGCCATCGGCCGCGCCGAAGCCCAGCTCGGCACCGATCCCCGCCCCGAAGCCGTCGAGCACATCCGTGGGCTGATCGACACGGAGCGCACGCGCTTCGCCGACCGGCTGGCCCGGGTGCGCGAGGCCGCAACCGGCGAGATCGCCGCCAGTGCGGAGCAGGTCGCCAGCGAATGGGACGCCTTCCTCGTCAGCGTCGACAAGACCGTCGCCGCTGCCGAGGGCGTGAAGGGCTTCGAGATGACCGGGGCCACGGCCGATCTGCGCGAACAGCTGGAGCTCAGCAACCAGAAGGCCAATGCCCTGCGCCAGACCCTGATCGACGTCTCCAAGGATCTCGAAAACCGCGTCGGCGACCTCAAGAACGAGGCAACGGCGCAATATGAGGCGAGTTCCCGCCTGCTGCTGATCGTCACCTTCGCCGGCATCCTCCTGGGCATCGGCGTCGGCTTCGCCATTGCCAAATTCGGCATCGCCGATCCGCTGCGCCGCCTCGTGGCGATGGTGCAGCGCCTGGCCGGCGGCGAGTTCGACATCGAGATCGACGGCCGCGAGCGCAAGGACGAAGTCGGCGAGATCGCCCAGGCGGTCGAGGCCTTCAAGGTCAAGCTGGCCGACGAAGCGCGCCAGGAGGCGGAGGAGAAGATCGTCGCCGATCGCGAGCTTGCCGAGAAGCGCCGGACCGAGATGAACCGGATGGCCGACGACTTCGAAAATGCGGTCGGCGAGATCGTCAACATCGTCTCGTCGGCGGCGACCGAGCTGCAGGCCGCGGCCAGCACGCTGACCGCCTCTGCCGAGGAAACCAGCTCCCAGTCGGCCTCCGTCGCCGCGGCGGCCGAGCAGGCGGCGATGAATGTGCAGACCGTCGCCTCGGCGGTGGAAGAGCTTGCCAGTTCGGCCGGGGAGATCGGTCGTCAGGCCGAGCAGTCGCGCGAGGTTGCCGGCCGTGCCGTCAGCGAGGCGACGCGCACCACCGACCGGATGGGCGAGCTGCGCAGCAATGCCGACCAGATCGGCGCGATCATCAGCCTGATCGACGAGATCGCCGAGAAGACCAACCTGCTTGCCCTCAACGCCACCATCGAGGCGGCGCGGGCGGGCGATGCCGGGCGCGGCTTTGCCGTGGTCGCGCAGGAGGTCAAGGGGCTCGCCGAGCAGACCGCCAAGGCAACGGCCGAGATCTCGACCCAGATCAAGTCGATGCAGAGCTCGACCCTGGAGGCGAGCGAGGCGATCTCGGGCATCGGCCGCACCATCGACGACATGTCCAACATCTCGGCGGCGATCTTCTCGGCCGTCGGCGAGCAGGGCAACACCACGACCGAGGTTGCGCGCAACGTCCAGCAGGCCTCGCAAGGGGCGGAGGAAGTGACGTCCAACATCGTCGGCGTCACCCAGGCCGCGCAGGAGGCAAGCTCCGCCTCGGCCCAGGTTCTGGCCTCCGCCAGCGAGCTGGCGCAGCAGTCGGAGGTGCTGCGCTCGCGCATGGCCGAGTTCCTGCGGACCGTGCGCGCCGCCTGA
- a CDS encoding methyl-accepting chemotaxis protein: MLRLSNIRILYKILLVIALLSAIAGALTYQAISAMTVMDSASARMSAQATNSRLVAQLSANLMAISRANYRMAADPRPATFKEANQSISRERESFAKGMAEVRAGDSSWITADLDQIQARWDKFQIEIDEDVDLVNTMGGDRTPEQSATLSDSMDATLEASLTVRQSFVDLSGKLNDEVERLKLEANEAYRQSETSMITLAIAGILGGVFVGFLITRFGIVNPIRALMGSVRQLADGHFDIEVAGRDRKDEVGEIAQAVEAFKIKLAEEARREAEAKIERDLKAAEQRKAEMIRMADDFENAVGEIVTVVSSASTELQAAAATLTSSAEETSSQSASVASAAQQAAMNVQTVAASIEELSSSATEIGRQADQSKNVAVRAVEEAERTNVRMRNLRENADKIGAIISLIDEIAEKTNLLALNATIEAARAGEAGRGFAVVANEVKGLAEQTAKATAEISTQIKSMQSSTTEAGEAIVSIGETIRDMNSIADAIFGAIGEQTSTTSEVARNIQQTAQGTQEVTDNIGGVTQAAQEASSASAQVLSSANELAEQSSNLRMQMSQFLDKVRAS; the protein is encoded by the coding sequence ATGCTGCGGCTTTCCAACATCCGAATCCTCTACAAGATCCTCCTGGTCATCGCCTTGCTCAGCGCGATTGCCGGCGCCCTGACCTATCAGGCGATTTCCGCCATGACCGTGATGGACAGCGCGAGCGCGCGCATGTCCGCACAGGCCACCAATTCGCGGCTCGTCGCCCAGCTCAGCGCCAACCTGATGGCGATCAGCCGCGCCAACTATCGCATGGCAGCCGATCCTCGCCCTGCCACCTTCAAGGAGGCGAACCAGTCGATCAGCCGGGAGCGCGAGAGCTTTGCAAAAGGCATGGCGGAAGTGCGCGCCGGCGATTCCAGCTGGATCACCGCCGACCTCGACCAGATCCAGGCCCGCTGGGACAAGTTTCAGATCGAAATCGATGAAGATGTCGACCTGGTCAACACGATGGGCGGCGATCGCACCCCCGAACAATCGGCAACCCTCAGCGACTCGATGGATGCCACGCTCGAGGCGAGCCTGACCGTGCGCCAGTCCTTCGTCGACCTGTCCGGCAAGCTGAACGACGAGGTCGAGCGGCTGAAGCTCGAGGCCAACGAAGCCTATCGCCAGAGCGAGACCAGCATGATCACGCTGGCGATCGCCGGCATTCTCGGCGGCGTCTTCGTCGGTTTCCTGATCACCCGCTTCGGCATCGTCAATCCGATCCGCGCGCTGATGGGCAGCGTCCGCCAGCTGGCCGATGGCCATTTCGACATCGAGGTGGCCGGGCGAGATCGCAAGGACGAGGTCGGCGAGATCGCCCAGGCCGTCGAGGCCTTCAAGATCAAGCTCGCAGAGGAAGCCCGGCGCGAGGCCGAGGCCAAGATCGAGCGCGATCTCAAGGCCGCCGAGCAGCGCAAGGCCGAGATGATCCGCATGGCTGACGATTTCGAGAATGCGGTGGGCGAGATCGTCACCGTCGTCTCCTCCGCCTCGACCGAGCTGCAGGCGGCCGCCGCCACCCTCACCTCCAGTGCCGAGGAGACCAGCTCCCAGTCCGCCTCCGTTGCCAGCGCCGCACAGCAGGCGGCGATGAACGTGCAGACCGTCGCTGCCTCCATCGAGGAACTGTCGAGTTCGGCGACCGAAATCGGCCGCCAGGCCGACCAGTCCAAGAACGTCGCGGTGCGGGCGGTGGAAGAAGCCGAGCGCACGAATGTGCGGATGCGGAACCTGCGCGAGAACGCCGACAAGATCGGCGCGATCATCAGCCTGATCGACGAGATCGCCGAGAAGACCAACCTCCTCGCCCTCAACGCCACCATCGAGGCGGCGCGCGCGGGCGAAGCGGGCCGCGGGTTCGCGGTCGTTGCCAACGAGGTCAAGGGGCTCGCCGAGCAGACCGCAAAGGCGACGGCCGAGATCTCCACGCAGATCAAGTCGATGCAGAGCTCGACCACGGAAGCGGGCGAGGCCATCGTCTCCATCGGCGAGACCATCCGCGACATGAACTCGATTGCCGACGCGATTTTCGGTGCCATCGGCGAGCAGACCAGCACCACGTCCGAGGTCGCCCGCAACATCCAGCAGACCGCTCAGGGCACGCAGGAAGTCACGGACAATATCGGCGGCGTCACCCAGGCCGCGCAGGAAGCGAGCTCCGCCTCGGCGCAGGTGCTGTCCTCGGCCAACGAACTGGCCGAGCAGTCCTCCAACCTGCGCATGCAGATGTCGCAGTTCCTGGACAAGGTCCGCGCCTCCTGA
- a CDS encoding thermonuclease family protein yields MGRTFLIALLIAGTLAVAADYGSGGMLRGLVSSENGDGALPGACRRPRRNGQRGDRARAPSPARPLPQAASPVVPLAPPQVVQLPDAPNPSSIRNVTPSDILPPPRVSGPLKRVASQVPKLPEREIPTEITFHQPLVIDAGSFRTKQLTIRLAGIDAPLLEETCPSRLGGTWPCGMRARTALRGLVRRHAITCDDMQDTPAGVVLAQCRKQGTDLAAWMVAQGWARPGEGAGEDLVAASEAAREARRGIWQLDGPAPLSHFPSLSAGEAQDDDTPADEGTPEATAGAPSPLDPDRQPGADADPARALSLDLPPVEITETPWHPGNRN; encoded by the coding sequence ATGGGACGCACTTTCCTCATCGCATTGCTGATCGCCGGCACGCTCGCGGTCGCGGCCGACTATGGCAGCGGCGGCATGCTGCGGGGCTTGGTGAGCAGCGAGAACGGCGACGGCGCCCTCCCCGGCGCCTGCCGCCGCCCCCGGCGCAACGGCCAACGCGGCGACCGAGCCCGAGCCCCAAGCCCAGCCCGCCCCCTCCCGCAGGCCGCATCTCCCGTCGTGCCCTTAGCACCCCCGCAGGTCGTGCAGCTTCCCGATGCGCCCAACCCCTCCAGCATCCGCAATGTTACGCCGTCCGACATCCTGCCGCCGCCGCGCGTCTCCGGTCCTCTCAAGCGCGTCGCCTCGCAGGTACCGAAGCTGCCAGAGCGCGAGATCCCGACAGAGATCACCTTCCACCAGCCGCTGGTGATCGATGCCGGGAGCTTCCGCACCAAGCAGCTGACGATCCGCCTTGCCGGCATCGACGCACCGCTGCTCGAGGAAACCTGCCCCTCGCGCCTTGGCGGCACCTGGCCCTGCGGCATGCGGGCGCGCACGGCCCTGCGCGGGCTCGTGCGCCGGCACGCCATTACCTGCGACGACATGCAGGACACGCCGGCCGGCGTGGTGCTGGCCCAGTGCCGCAAGCAGGGAACGGACCTCGCCGCATGGATGGTGGCGCAGGGATGGGCACGGCCCGGCGAAGGCGCGGGCGAGGACCTTGTCGCCGCGTCCGAGGCTGCCCGCGAGGCGCGCCGCGGCATCTGGCAACTCGACGGCCCGGCGCCGCTGTCCCACTTCCCCTCCCTCTCGGCCGGTGAAGCGCAGGACGACGACACGCCCGCTGACGAGGGCACGCCGGAGGCTACGGCCGGCGCCCCTTCGCCGCTCGACCCGGACCGCCAGCCCGGTGCGGATGCGGATCCTGCACGCGCCCTATCGCTGGACCTGCCCCCGGTGGAAATCACCGAAACGCCCTGGCATCCGGGCAACCGGAACTGA
- a CDS encoding helix-turn-helix transcriptional regulator, whose protein sequence is MLSHETVWSAIDLLARRNGLTPSGLARRAGLDPTTFNPSKRTAADGRPRWPSMESIAKILGATRSDLADFVALVNGPEQDAASADMADSDRLPLPQLSSATGAHAAAGGFFHDGDLPAVLEGGGPTALAEIPCEDCAIRVTGGDMLPFYREGDIIVISPKRPIQRGDRVALRLASGELRARIFTRRLRGRIELSALDAEAAPERLAMAEIAWMARIIWASQ, encoded by the coding sequence ATGCTTTCGCACGAGACGGTCTGGTCGGCCATCGACCTGCTTGCCCGGCGCAACGGGCTGACGCCCTCCGGCCTTGCCCGGCGCGCGGGGCTCGACCCCACCACCTTCAACCCGTCGAAGCGCACCGCCGCAGACGGGCGGCCGCGCTGGCCGTCGATGGAATCGATCGCCAAGATCCTCGGCGCCACCCGTTCCGACCTTGCCGACTTCGTCGCGCTGGTCAACGGACCGGAACAGGACGCCGCGTCCGCCGACATGGCCGACAGCGACCGCTTGCCTCTGCCGCAGCTCAGCTCCGCCACCGGCGCCCATGCCGCTGCAGGCGGCTTCTTCCATGACGGCGACCTGCCGGCGGTGCTGGAGGGCGGCGGCCCCACCGCCCTTGCAGAGATTCCTTGCGAGGACTGCGCCATCCGTGTCACCGGGGGGGACATGCTGCCCTTCTACCGGGAGGGCGACATCATCGTCATCTCGCCGAAGCGGCCGATCCAGCGCGGCGACCGCGTGGCGCTGCGCCTTGCCTCGGGCGAACTCCGCGCCCGCATCTTCACCCGGCGTCTGCGCGGCCGCATCGAGCTGTCGGCGCTGGATGCGGAGGCCGCACCGGAGCGGCTGGCGATGGCGGAGATCGCCTGGATGGCCCGCATCATCTGGGCGAGCCAGTAG
- a CDS encoding DUF952 domain-containing protein, whose protein sequence is MTLIYKISPGKDWQQAEARGRFSGAPVDLADGFIHFSAADQVRETAAKHFAGQEGLVLVAIEAEALGEGLKWEPSRGGALFPHLYGELDMSAVRWVRALPLGADGAHLFPEAL, encoded by the coding sequence ATGACGTTGATCTACAAGATTTCTCCGGGCAAGGACTGGCAACAGGCCGAGGCACGGGGGCGGTTTTCCGGTGCGCCGGTGGACCTGGCCGACGGGTTCATCCATTTTTCTGCGGCCGATCAGGTGCGCGAGACCGCGGCGAAGCACTTCGCCGGACAGGAGGGACTTGTCCTCGTCGCGATCGAGGCCGAGGCGCTGGGCGAGGGCCTGAAATGGGAGCCCTCGCGCGGCGGGGCGCTGTTCCCGCATCTTTACGGCGAGCTGGACATGTCGGCGGTGCGCTGGGTGCGCGCGTTGCCGCTGGGAGCGGACGGCGCCCACCTCTTCCCGGAGGCGCTGTGA
- a CDS encoding quinone-dependent dihydroorotate dehydrogenase produces the protein MFSSAVDALARKALFSLDAETAHGLTVKALASGLTPACKVPSDGRLAVTLGDLTFPNPLGMAAGFDKNGEVPDALLALGFGFTEAGTVTPLAQAGNPRPRVFRLPADRGVVNRLGFNNEGHAALRARLAARRHRGGIVGVNVGANKDAADRIADYVAGIETFADLASYFAVNISSPNTPGLRDLQAREALKELLGRVMEAREAAASRHGRSVPVLLKIAPDVDEAGLDDIAAEVLAAGIEGLIVSNTTLARNGLTDRKGAAEAGGLSGRPLFRRATIALARMRLRVGPRLPIVGVGGIDSGEAAWTKITAGANLLQLYTGLVYEGPGLVGRILTHLSACLDRHGLADLSEASGRNAEAWAKADPDGQGNV, from the coding sequence ATGTTTTCCTCCGCCGTCGATGCGCTCGCCCGCAAGGCGCTCTTCTCGCTGGATGCGGAAACCGCCCACGGGCTGACCGTCAAGGCGCTGGCAAGCGGCCTGACGCCGGCCTGCAAGGTGCCGAGCGACGGCCGGCTGGCGGTGACGCTCGGCGATCTGACCTTTCCCAACCCGCTCGGCATGGCTGCCGGGTTCGACAAGAACGGCGAGGTGCCCGACGCGCTGCTGGCGCTCGGCTTCGGCTTCACCGAGGCCGGCACGGTGACGCCGCTGGCCCAGGCCGGCAATCCGCGCCCACGCGTCTTTCGCCTGCCTGCGGATCGGGGTGTCGTCAATCGCCTCGGCTTCAACAATGAAGGCCATGCGGCGCTGCGCGCGCGGCTGGCGGCGCGGCGCCATCGCGGCGGCATCGTCGGGGTGAATGTCGGGGCCAACAAGGACGCGGCCGACCGCATCGCCGACTATGTGGCCGGGATCGAGACCTTCGCCGATCTCGCGTCCTATTTCGCGGTGAACATCTCGTCGCCGAACACGCCGGGCCTGCGCGACCTGCAGGCGCGCGAGGCGCTGAAGGAGCTGCTCGGCCGGGTGATGGAGGCGCGGGAAGCGGCTGCCTCCCGCCACGGGCGTTCGGTGCCGGTGCTGCTGAAGATTGCGCCGGACGTGGACGAGGCGGGGCTCGACGACATCGCCGCCGAGGTGCTGGCCGCCGGCATCGAGGGGCTGATCGTCTCCAACACGACGCTGGCGCGAAATGGCCTCACCGACCGCAAGGGCGCGGCCGAGGCCGGCGGATTGTCGGGGCGGCCGCTGTTTCGCCGCGCGACCATCGCGCTTGCCCGCATGCGCCTGCGCGTCGGCCCGCGCCTGCCCATCGTCGGCGTCGGCGGCATCGACAGCGGCGAGGCGGCGTGGACCAAGATCACGGCCGGCGCCAACCTGCTGCAGCTCTATACGGGCCTTGTCTACGAGGGACCCGGGCTGGTCGGCCGCATCCTGACGCATCTGTCCGCCTGCCTCGACCGGCACGGCCTTGCCGACCTTAGCGAGGCGAGCGGCCGCAATGCGGAAGCCTGGGCCAAGGCCGACCCGGACGGGCAGGGGAACGTCTGA
- the betB gene encoding betaine-aldehyde dehydrogenase — MRAQPPASHFINGSYQEDPHGRPIENRYPATGEVIARLCAAGSETVNAAVAAARSGFRVWAATPAAERGRVLRRAADLLRERNRELSELETLDTGKPLQETLVADAASGADCLEYYGGLAATLTGEHIDLGGSFAYTRREPLGVVGAIGAWNYPIQIACWKAAPALACGNAVVFKPSELTPLSALKLAEIFKEAGLPDGVFNVVQGYGETGAHLVEHPDVAKVSLTGSVPTGTKVAEIASRTLKHVTLELGGKSPLIVFDDAHLDNAVSAAINANFYSSGQICSNGTRVFVQKGLKEAFLERLTERTARARLGDPMDESVDTGPLVSQAQLDKVLGYIEAGRREGARLVCGGNRATVQGFPDGLFVEPTVFADVADHMTIAREEIFGPVMCVLDFESEEEAVARANATEFGLAAGVFTRDIARAHRVIGALHAGTCWINTYNLTPIEMPFGGYKKSGIGRENGHAAIEHYSQVKSVYVELGDVASAY, encoded by the coding sequence ATGCGTGCCCAGCCCCCCGCTTCGCATTTCATCAACGGCAGCTATCAGGAAGACCCGCATGGGCGGCCGATCGAGAACCGCTATCCGGCGACCGGCGAGGTGATCGCCAGGCTCTGCGCGGCCGGCTCCGAGACGGTCAATGCGGCCGTTGCTGCGGCCCGCTCCGGCTTCCGCGTTTGGGCGGCAACGCCGGCGGCCGAGCGCGGTCGGGTGCTGCGGCGCGCGGCGGACCTGCTGCGCGAGCGCAACCGGGAGCTCTCCGAGCTGGAGACCCTGGACACCGGCAAGCCGCTGCAGGAAACGCTTGTGGCGGACGCGGCCTCCGGCGCCGATTGCCTGGAATATTACGGCGGCCTTGCCGCAACCCTCACCGGCGAGCACATCGATCTCGGCGGGTCCTTCGCTTACACCCGCCGCGAGCCGCTCGGCGTCGTCGGCGCCATCGGTGCGTGGAACTATCCCATCCAGATCGCCTGCTGGAAGGCGGCACCCGCACTCGCCTGCGGCAATGCGGTCGTGTTCAAGCCGTCGGAGCTGACCCCGCTCAGCGCGCTCAAGCTTGCCGAAATCTTCAAGGAAGCCGGCCTGCCGGACGGGGTGTTCAACGTGGTGCAGGGCTATGGCGAGACCGGCGCGCACCTGGTCGAGCATCCGGACGTCGCCAAGGTCTCGCTGACCGGCTCGGTCCCCACCGGCACGAAGGTCGCCGAGATTGCCTCCCGCACGCTCAAGCATGTGACGCTGGAGCTCGGCGGCAAGTCGCCGCTGATCGTCTTCGACGATGCCCATCTCGACAATGCAGTGTCGGCGGCGATCAACGCCAATTTCTACTCCTCCGGCCAGATCTGCTCGAACGGCACCCGCGTCTTCGTGCAGAAGGGACTGAAGGAGGCCTTCCTCGAGAGGCTGACCGAGCGCACCGCCCGCGCAAGGCTCGGCGATCCGATGGACGAGAGCGTCGACACCGGCCCGCTGGTCTCGCAAGCCCAGCTCGACAAGGTGCTCGGCTATATCGAGGCGGGACGGCGCGAGGGCGCGCGACTTGTATGCGGCGGCAACCGCGCCACCGTGCAGGGCTTTCCGGACGGGCTGTTCGTCGAGCCGACGGTGTTTGCCGACGTCGCCGACCACATGACGATCGCCCGCGAAGAGATCTTCGGCCCCGTCATGTGCGTGCTCGACTTCGAGAGCGAGGAAGAAGCGGTGGCGCGGGCCAATGCGACCGAGTTCGGCCTTGCCGCCGGCGTCTTCACCCGCGACATCGCCCGCGCGCACCGGGTGATCGGCGCGCTGCATGCCGGCACCTGCTGGATCAACACCTACAACCTGACGCCGATCGAAATGCCGTTCGGCGGCTACAAGAAGTCCGGCATCGGCCGCGAGAACGGCCATGCCGCCATCGAGCACTACAGCCAGGTGAAGTCCGTCTACGTGGAACTCGGGGACGTCGCTAGCGCCTATTGA